One stretch of Lucilia cuprina isolate Lc7/37 chromosome 6, ASM2204524v1, whole genome shotgun sequence DNA includes these proteins:
- the LOC111689828 gene encoding proteasome-associated protein ECM29 homolog: MIWYLLDKKELRQLSNSDDEDDTDSHKDLTTDERNKRANILNKLKETVCETLGKSWPKNSIETQKKYQQLFAERCSQCLRDNTRSVQVSLMVALTKFIERLQVLNNEQTEELEGNKEKKVKVDVQLERDGIIEKISQDILSAVTYAAGIPHTGLKKEALNIVLILIKRLTDAKNMKHLTAIRQNFEENLEKFQKDSAPEIRCRIKDIEEKFSKCSFHDY, encoded by the exons ATGATCTGGTACTTATTGGATAAAAAAGAACTGCGTCAACTATCTAACTCAGATGATGAAGATGACACTGATTCACACAAAGATTTGACCACAGATGAGCGTAACAAGCGGgccaatattttgaataaactaAAAGAGACTGTTTGCGAAACCTTAGGAAAATCATGGCCTAAAAATTCCATTGAAAcacaaaagaaatatcaacaacTATTTGCCGAACGTTGTTCACAATGTTTGCGTGACAATACTCGCTCGGTACAGGTCAGCCTAATGGTGGCATTAACCAAATTTATAGAACGTTTACAAGTGCTCAACAATGAACAGACAGAAGAGTTGGAAGGTAATAAAGAGAAAAAGGTTAAAGTGGATGTTCAGCTTGAAAGAGATGGTATAATAGAGAAAATTTCCCAAGATATATTATCGGCTGTTACTTATGCGGCAG GCATACCACACACTGGCCTTAAGAAGGAAGctcttaatattgttttaattttaattaaacgtcTTACCGATGCCAAGAATATGAAACACTTAACAGCGATTAGACAAAATTTCGAGGAGAATTTGGAAAAGTTCCAAAAAGATTCCGCACCCGAAATCAGATGTCGCATTAAGGATATTGAGGAGAAATTTAGCAAGTGTAGTTTTCATGACTATTAA
- the LOC111689826 gene encoding uncharacterized protein LOC111689826, with the protein MFLTEILIILATIVGLLTMWLKHHYNYWQRHKIPYIKAHPIFGNFKDIVLWKKDPCAHFQSLYDEEGVVGGKPKDNPVIGLHVFNKPCLLIRDLELVKNVLIKDFNQFSNRYSYSDPHSDAVGANTLFFAKNPKWKNIRSKLTPVFASGKIKQMFPLVEEIGRELDKYLCNLTEKTPNNNVHEVKDINALYTTDVIATVAYGVQANSLINPDGDFRINGKRIFDFNKRRSLEFSCMFFLPKLVKLLKFKFFSPETTTFLRKTIKYVMDERAKTGLKRNDLIDILVKFRKDAETDKTHFANELDSVIAQAAIFFSAGFETSSATMSFTLYELAKHQDVQQRVREEIREALQNSENGELSYEQLNDLKYLNNVILEVLRFYPPLPFLDRECTADKGYSLQPHVDFTIPKGMPVYIAANALQRDPRFFTEPEKFEPDRFNAENKLYNNLGAYMPFGVGPHNCIGERFGMIQTKVGLFNFLRNHYVTVCDKTSPQMNLSPYALIIQSADGIYLNLVRDPLMKPITEEEVSKPANKKIATCEAMWSLSDLKIFAIFILIFFLTLYFYLKYRYTYWTRYGITQIPPTMLVGNLGPLLRLSKCSAQVIKDIYHHPEVKDKPIVGIYLFHTPALLIRDPELIKRILIRDFNKFCNRYSNSDVLGDPLGSQNLFFLKNPAWKEIRFKLTPFFTSGKLKQMFPLVEEVGRNLNNYLLQMPFTNNKQNSFELELKEFCALYTTDVIASVAFGVEANSFKSTNGDFRRNGREIFHFNPRRAINFSVVFFLPHLVPYLGIKVVPDEQTEFLRTTMNYVLNEREKSGKTRNDLIDILIEFKNSTKSESNKNGHIKFEGDLLVAQAAIFFTAGFESSSATMSFALYELARNPQVQEKLRREIEEALQKTDGRITQTLVDAMEYLQMIISETLRFYPPLPFLDRECSVEPGQLYSLKPFHDYSMPSGMPAYIPVYALHMDPQYFPQPLEFKPERFSTDNRKNITPYTYMPFGLGPHACIGERFAYLQTKIGLIEFLRNHRVSLSAKTSPQPKLDPKALILQSEGGIHLNVIRDPLCY; encoded by the exons atgtttttaaccgaaattttaattatattggcCACAATCGTAGGCCTTTTAACAATGTGGCTTAAACATCATTACAACTATTGGCAGCGTCATAAGATACCCTATATTAAAGCTCATCcaatttttggcaattttaagGATATTGTCTTGTGGAAAAAAGATCCCTGTGCCCATTTCCAAAGTCTATATGATGAGGAGGGTGTAGTGGGTGGTAAACCTAAGGATAATCCAGTTATTGGTTTACATGTTTTCAATAAGCCTTGCTTGTTGATACGTGATTTGGAATtggtgaaaaatgttttaattaaagatttcaATCAATTCTCTAATCGTTATTCATATTCGGATCCTCATTCGGATGCGGTGGGTGCTAATACATTGTTCTTTGCCAAGAATCCCAAATGGAAGAATATACGTTCAAAATTGACTCCAGTATTTGCTAGTGGTAAAATTAAGCAAATGTTTCCCTTAGTGGAAGAG ATTGGccgtgaattggacaaatatctTTGCAACTTAACCGAAAAGACCCCCAATAATAATGTGCACGAAGTCAAGGATATTAACGCTCTCTACACCACCGATGTCATTGCCACCGTAGCCTATGGTGTCCAGGCTAATAGTTTAATTAATCCTGATGGTGATTTTCGTATTAATGGCAAACGCATATTCGATTTTAACAAACGTCGCTCTTTGGAATTCTCCTGCATGTTCTTCTTGCCCAAATTGGTAaagttattgaaatttaaattcttcTCCCCCGAGACAACTACCTTCTTGCGTAAAACCATTAAATATGTTATGGATGAACGTGCCAAGACCGGTTTAAAACGTAATGATCTTATCGATATTTTGGTTAAATTCCGTAAAGATGCTGAAACCGATAAAACCCATTTTGCCAATGAATTGGATTCGGTTATTGCTCAGGCTGCTATTTTCTTTTCGGCCGGTTTTGAGACCTCCTCCGCCACCATGTCATTTACTTTATATGAATTGGCCAAACATCAAGATGTTCAACAGCGTGTTAGAGAAGAGATTCGTGAAGCCTTGCAAAACAGTGAAAACGGCGAGCTTTCCTATGAGCAATTAAATgacttgaaatatttaaataatgtcaTATTGGAAGTATTGCGTTTTTATCCTCCTTTACCCTTCTTGGATAGAGAATGTACTGCCGATAAGGGTTATTCGTTACAGCCACATGTTGACTTTACCATACCAAAAGGCATGCCGGTATATATAGCTGCCAATGCCTTACAAAGAGATCCTAGG TTCTTTACTGAACCTGAAAAATTCGAACCTGATCGTTTTAACGCCGAAAATAAATTGTACAACAATTTGGGTGCCTATATGCCTTTCGGTGTGGGACCTCACAATTGCATTGGTGAACGTTTTGGCATGATTCAGACTAAAGTTggtttgtttaactttttgcGCAATCACTATGTAACTGTTTGCGATAAAACCTCACCTCAAATGAACTTGAGTCCCTATGCCTTGATTATACAATCGGCTGATGGTATTTACCTGAATTTGGTTAGAGATCCTTTA ATGAAACCTATAACTGAGGAGGAGGTTTCGAAACCGGCCAATAAAAAAATCGCCACTTGTGAGG CAATGTGGTCGTTAAgtgatttaaagatttttgctatatttattttaatttttttcctcacTTTATATTTCTACTTAAAATATCGCTATACCTATTGGACACGCTATGGAATAACACAAATACCACCCACTATGTTAGTGGGTAATCTGGGGCCTTTACTGCGTTTATCGAAATGTTCAGCTCAGgttataaaagatatttatcACCATCCAGAGGTTAAGGATAAGCCTATTGTGggcatatatttatttcatacacCGGCTCTATTGATTCGTGATCCTGAGCTGATAAAACGTATTTTAATAAGAGATTTCAATAAATTCTGTAATCGTTACTCGAACTCTGATGTCTTGGGTGATCCTTTGGGTTCACAGAATTTATTCTTTTTGAAAAATCCCGCTTGGAAGGAGATACGTTTTAAGTTGACGCCGTTTTTTACCAGTGGCAAATTGAAGCAAATGTTTCCACTGGTCGAGGAG GTCGGTCGAAATCTCAACAATTACCTCCTACAGATGCCTTTcaccaacaacaaacaaaattcttttgaattagAACTTAAGGAATTCTGTGCCCTCTATACTACCGATGTGATAGCCTCAGTGGCTTTTGGCGTCGAAGCCAATTCATTTAAATCTACGAATGGTGATTTTCGTCGCAATGGTCGAGAAATATTTCACTTTAATCCTCGGCGTGCCATTAATTTTAGTGTGGTTTTCTTTTTACCACATCTAGTACCGTATCTGGGTATTAAAGTGGTACCCGATGAACAAACTGAATTTTTACGTACGACCATGAATTATGTTCTAAACGAAAGAGAAAAATCTGGAAAGACCCGCAATGATTTAATCgatattttaatagaatttaaaaattctacaaaatcgGAGTCAAATAAAAATGGTCATATAAAATTCGAAGGTGATTTATTGGTGGCTCAGGCGGCTATATTTTTTACAGCCGGTTTTGAATCCTCATCGGCCACCATGTCGTTTGCTTTATATGAATTGGCTCGAAATCCCCAAGTTCAAGAGAAACTAAGGCGAGAGATAGAAGAAGCTTTACAAAAGACCGATGGTAGAATAACACAAACATTGGTGGACGCTATGGAATATTTACAAATGATTATATCGGAAACTTTAAGATTTTATCCACCTTTGCCATTTTTGGATAGAGAATGTTCAGTGGAACCGGGACAGCTTTATTCTCTTAAGCCTTTTCATGACTACAGCATGCCCAGCGGTATGCCTGCCTATATACCGGTTTACGCTTTACACATGGATCCTCAG TATTTCCCCCAACCTTTGGAATTTAAACCGGAACGTTTCTCAACCGATAACCGTAAAAACATAACACCTTACACATATATGCCTTTCGGTTTGGGACCTCACGCCTGCATTGGAGAACGTTTTGCCTATTTACAAACTAAAATTGGGTTAATAGAATTTCTGCGCAATCATCGTGTTTCGTTAAGTGCAAAAACTTCTCCTCAACCCAAACTTGATCCAAAAGCTTTGATTTTACAATCTGAAGGTGGTATTCACCTGAATGTTATTCGAGATCCTTTATGTTATTAG
- the LOC111689825 gene encoding geminin: protein MSSSLSNAATKKVYIQVETAAEQQENLKNQRKTLKVLQGVATDKENLTGRPQLDKLSRLKAAVHETTISTNSGSDYAKRKKIETKAAETQTSPDSKSLNARKITAEDLCSEEKPGEHYWERLAEKRREALEQSLEENQRLYERIDGLEEELNTSRQQLEEAKHLVSVLTEMLAEGEEAEPEEGEETEGESEAGVAVLAAEESDDSNSSTPKADKQTQN from the exons ATGTCCTCATCTTTGTCTAA TGCCGCCACAAAAAAAGTCTACATCCAAGTTGAGACGGCGGCTGAGCAACAGGAAAATTTGAAGAATCAACGTAAAACCTTAAAAGTTTTACAAGGTGTAGCCACCGATAAGGAAAATCTAACGGGTCGTCCACAATTAGACAAACTGAGTCGCCTTAAAGCAGCCGTTCATGAGACCACCATCTCAACGAATTCGGGCAGTGATTATGCGAAACGTAAGAAGATTGAAACCAAAGCGGCAGAAACTCAAACCAGTCCCGACTCGAAATCCTTGAATGCCCGCAAAATAACTGCCGAGGACTTGTGCAGTGAGGAAAAACCGGGCGAACATTATTGGGAACGTTTGGCAGAGAAAAGACGTGAGGCTTTGGAACAGTCTTTAGAGGAAAATCAACGTTTATATGAACGTATTGATGGCCTAGAAGAAGAGTTAAATACATCACGCCAACAGCTGGAAGAAGCTAAACATTTGGTTTCAGTTCTAACGGAAATGCTTGCTGAGGGAGAGGAAGCTGAGCCTGAAGAAGGTGAAGAAACTGAGGGTGAAAGCGAAGCTGGTGTAGCAGTTTTAGCTGCTGAAGAATCCGATGATTCTAATTCATCTACACCCAAGGCTGATAAACAaactcaaaattaa
- the LOC124421022 gene encoding probable cytochrome P450 6t3, with product MFGLNVIISIVLTLTTIYLTYKCIYSYWHRRNIPFIKPLPLVGNLLDIILLKVSFGELFQQLYEHPILQNRDYGGIFLLQQPGLIIRQPELIKKLLIKDFDMFLNRFEAADQIYDHMGFLTLPLSKYDIWRTCRKKMSEVFTSGKIKHRMYPLMLKISQELESYILRQFENTLYNVKEIDIEVKEMCALFTTDLTSVLHYGVDVKSLKTGHSSLRQQTKELFRANFKQVLNFLIVFFLPHLTTVLRAKVFSSGYSKFMRNFTLESYQQRQQIPEPSLIQGDLLDVLQRFQNDGSVNDSYKQHSDFIPSQVAIFLLAGFETSSSVIGFILYELSKYPEIQQRLRKEVLEAFNEEKCLSYEKLQELSYLQCVVCEGLRMYPAAAFINRECTPGKDSPQGFYLKPDLFIPKGMPLYVSILGLHRDPKHWPEPHIFRPERFAADNLPNINPMTYLPFGAGPHGCIGSRLGLLQVKLGLAHILRICRVQKCIQTPADIKFDVKSFMLQAKRGIYLKFIKEQNG from the exons ATGTTTGGCTTAAATGTTATCATCTCGATTGTACTCACATTAACCACCATCTACCTAACCTATAAATGTATATACTCATATTGGCACAGACGTAATATACCATTTATTAAACCCTTGCCCCTAGTAGGCAATCTGCTagatataatattattaaaagtatcGTTTGGAGAACTTTTTCAACAATTATATGAGCACCCTATCCTTCAAAACAGAGATTATGGTGGTATATTTTTACTACAACAACCGGGCCTCATAATACGGCAAccagaattaattaaaaagttactTATCAAAGATTTCGATATGTTTTTGAATCGTTTTGAGGCCGCCGATCAAATATACGATCATATGGGTTTCTTAACTCTGCCACTTTCGAAATATGACATTTGGCGTACGTGTAGAAAAAAGATGTCTGAAGTTTTCACTTCAGGTAAAATAAAACATCGCATGTATCCTTTAATGCTGAAAATTTCTCAGGAATTGGAGTCTTATATTTTAAGACAATTTGAAAATACATTATATAATGTTAAGGAAATTGATATAGAAGTCAAAGAAATGTGTGCTCTATTCACGACTGATCTGACTTCTGTTTTGCACTATGGTGTCgatgttaaaagtttaaaaactggCCATTCCTCACTCAGACAACAAACCAAAGAACTATTTAGGGctaattttaaacaagttttaaattttttaatagtatTCTTTTTACCTCATCTAACGACTGTCTTGAGAGCCAAAGTCTTTAGCTCTGGTTATTCGAAATTTATGCGTAATTTTACTTTAGAGAGTTACCAACAAAGACAACAAATACCAGAACCTTCTTTAATACAAGGAGATTTACTTGATGTTTTGCAAAGATTTCAAAATGATGGATCTGTTAATGATTCTTATAAACAACATTCCGATTTTATACCCTCACAAGTGGCGATTTTTTTATTGGCCGGTTTCGAAACCTCCTCCTCAGTTATAGGTTTCATCTTATACGAATTAAGCAAATATCCCGAGATTCAACAACGTTTAAGAAAGGAAGTATTAGAGGCTTTTAATGAGGAGAAATGTTTATCGTACGAAAAACTTCAAGAACTTAGTTATTTACAGTGTGTGGTATGTGAGGGCTTACGCATGTATCCTGCTGCTGCTTTCATTAATAGAGAATGTACGCCGGGAAAGGACTCACCGCAGGGATTTTATCTGAAACCTGATTTGTTTATACCCAAAGGAATGCCTTTATATGTTTCTATACTGGGACTACATAGGGATCCAAAG CATTGGCCTGAACCTCACATTTTTCGTCCCGAACGTTTCGCCGCCGATAATTTGCCAAATATAAATCCCATGACTTATTTACCCTTTGGTGCCGGACCACATGGTTGTATAGGCAGTCGGTTAGGCTTGCTGCAAGTAAAACTTGGCTTGGCTCACATACTACGAATATGTCGGGTTCAGAAGTGTATCCAAACCCCTGCGGATATAAAATTTGATGTAAAATCATTTATGTTGCAGGCCAAAAGAggaatttatcttaaatttattaaagaacaaAATGGCTAA
- the LOC111689827 gene encoding cytochrome P450 6g1 — protein MIASSILIFITCILGLVYYWCKHTYSYWQRKGIPYIKPTPIIGNTKEAFQLKTSFGLHLSDIYNDPKVADEAVVGIYTFNQPGLIVREPELLKSILIKDFHYFNNRFSKCDPHGDALGNSNLFFARDSYWKDLRTKISPVFTSGKIKQMYPLMMEVSSQLEHHLAQKGERFQAEVKEICALFTTDLIATIAFGINANSLKNPDGEFRTHCRKIFLFNIPRALEFSIAFFLPKLVSLFRVKLFTPEFSNFLRSTIKYVMQERENSGKLRNDLIDILVAIKKEVATGNINEAIAKNPDVLVAQAAVFLTAGFETSSSTMTFTLFELAKRPDLQERLREEINEALLKENGNLSYETITTLEYLNMVVEEVLRLYPILPFLDRQHNRPAGEKQGFSLKPYYDYTLPDDMPVYIPIFGIQRDPKHWPNPNTFDPERFSPENKKQHNSMTYMPFGSGPHNCIGMRIGLLQTKIGLVHILKNHKVELCAETPTKSIFDPKAFLLQYENGVPLNVIRDNLYDKNILVK, from the exons ATGATAGCTTCCAGTATATTAATATTCATTACCTGTATTCTTGGCCTAGTCTACTATTGGTGTAAACACACCTACAGTTATTGGCAACGCAAAGGTATACCCTATATAAAACCAACACCCATTATAGGCAACACTAAAGAAGCTTTTCAGTTAAAAACCAGTTTTGGTTTACATCTCTCCGACATCTATAATGATCCCAAGGTGGCTGATGAGGCGGTTGTCGGTATTTATACTTTCAATCAGCCAGGTTTAATAGTTCGTGAGCCAGAACttttaaaatctatattaattaaggattttcattatttcaataatCGCTTTTCAAAATGTGATCCACATGGTGACGCTTTAGGtaatagtaatttattttttgcacgCGATAGCTATTGGAAAGATTTGAGAACGAAAATATCACCAGTGTTTACGAGTGGCAAAATCAAACAGATGTATCCGCTAATGATGGAg GTCAGTTCTCAACTCGAACATCACTTGGCTCAAAAAGGTGAACGCTTCCAGGCTGAAGTTAAGGAAATTTGTGCTCTCTTCACTACCGATCTTATAGCTACTATTGCATTTGGCATTAATGCTAATAGTCTTAAGAATCCTGACGGTGAATTTCGTACACATTGTCGCAAAATCTTTCTCTTCAACATACCACGTGCATTAGAATTTTCAATAGCATTCTTTTTACCCAAATTAGTGTCACTCTTCCGTGTCAAACTATTCACTCCAGAGTTTTCCAATTTCTTGCGATCCACTATTAAATACGTCATGCAGGAAAGAGAAAATAGTGGTAAATTACGTAATGATTTGATTGATATATTAGTGGCAATAAAAAAGGAGGTAGCGACGGGAAATATAAATGAGGCCATAGCTAAAAATCCAGATGTTTTGGTAGCCCAAGCAGCGGTATTTTTGACGGCTGGGTTTGAAACTTCTTCCTCAACTATGACTTTTACGCTATTCGAATTAGCTAAGAGGCCAGATTTGCAGGAGCGTCTTAGAGAGGAAATCAATGAGGccttgttaaaagaaaatgggAATTTGTCTTATGAAACCATTACCACTCTGGAGTATTTAAATATGGTGGTGGAAGAGGTATTGCGTTTATATCCCATACTGCCTTTCTTAGATCGTCAACATAACAGGCCTGCTGGTGAAAAACAAGGTTTCAGCTTAAAGCCTTATTACGATTACACTTTACCCGATGACATGCCTGTATATATACCCATCTTTGGTATACAAAGAGATCCTAag CACTGGCCAAATCCCAATACATTTGATCCCGAAAGATTTTCAcccgaaaataaaaaacaacacaactCTATGACGTATATGCCATTTGGAAGTGGTCCACATAATTGCATTGGAATGCGCATAGGTTTATTACAAACGAAAATAGGTCtagtgcatattttgaaaaACCACAAAGTAGAGCTTTGTGCCGAAACACCCACCAAGTCTATATTTGATCCAAAAgcgtttttattacaatatgaaAATGGTGTACCTTTGAATGTGATAAGAGATAATCTCTATGATAAAAATAtacttgttaaataa